The Commensalibacter nepenthis genome has a window encoding:
- the metC gene encoding cystathionine beta-lyase produces the protein MMTLSPKEDAVSRGWKDLSSLLVTAGRHKHSVSEKGAFVNDPLHRGSTVIYPSVAAMRNTKGKEYEHHTLYGAMGSPNQHELEKVIALIEGGSHSQIVSSGLTACTVPLLAFLSAGDHCLLIDSIYGPTKRFSEKVMKKFGVEISYYPADISVDEIENYIQRNTKVIFTESPGSHTFEIQDIRALSRLAHQHHIKLFLDNTWGIGVFKPFEHGVDVSIQALTKYGNGHSDLVLGAITVNKDEDWYLLRDTSIALGEVAGADVCWLTLRGLRTLGARLEKQSISALKIAQWCQEQPEIERVLHPALPSCYGHELWKRDFTGASSVFTLVFKQFITTQQVIDMIEKLNLFSIGASWGGYESLVLLTDGEIYRNFSNKLLTGSACRLHIGLENPEDLIADLNHSFTTIWRS, from the coding sequence ATGATGACTTTATCCCCCAAAGAAGATGCTGTTTCTCGTGGTTGGAAAGATTTATCAAGTTTACTTGTTACCGCAGGAAGACATAAACATTCTGTTTCTGAAAAAGGGGCTTTTGTCAATGATCCTTTACACAGAGGGTCAACGGTTATTTATCCCTCTGTTGCTGCAATGCGAAATACTAAGGGTAAAGAATATGAACATCATACGTTGTATGGCGCAATGGGTTCTCCTAATCAGCATGAATTAGAAAAAGTCATTGCTTTGATCGAAGGGGGCAGTCATAGCCAAATCGTGTCTTCTGGATTAACAGCGTGTACGGTGCCTTTATTGGCTTTTTTATCTGCTGGGGATCATTGTTTATTAATTGATAGTATTTATGGTCCTACAAAACGTTTTTCAGAAAAAGTTATGAAAAAATTTGGCGTAGAAATTAGTTACTATCCAGCTGATATTTCTGTCGACGAAATCGAAAACTATATTCAACGCAATACGAAAGTTATTTTTACCGAAAGTCCAGGCAGTCACACTTTTGAAATCCAAGATATTAGAGCATTATCGAGACTTGCCCATCAGCATCATATTAAGCTCTTTTTAGATAATACTTGGGGAATAGGGGTTTTTAAACCGTTTGAACATGGTGTTGATGTCTCTATCCAAGCCTTAACCAAGTATGGCAATGGGCATTCTGATTTAGTCCTCGGCGCAATTACTGTTAATAAGGACGAGGATTGGTATTTATTAAGAGATACTTCAATTGCTTTAGGCGAGGTGGCAGGAGCCGATGTGTGTTGGCTGACCCTGAGGGGCTTAAGAACTTTGGGGGCACGCCTAGAAAAACAATCTATTTCAGCTTTGAAAATTGCACAATGGTGTCAAGAGCAACCTGAAATAGAACGTGTTCTTCATCCCGCTTTGCCAAGTTGTTATGGTCATGAATTGTGGAAAAGGGACTTCACAGGGGCAAGTAGTGTTTTTACGCTTGTATTTAAACAATTCATTACAACCCAACAAGTCATCGATATGATTGAAAAATTAAACTTATTCTCTATTGGTGCATCATGGGGTGGATATGAGAGTTTAGTCCTATTAACAGATGGTGAAATATATAGAAATTTTTCCAATAAACTATTAACAGGTTCTGCTTGTCGTTTACATATTGGTTTGGAAAATCCAGAAGACCTTATTGCAGATTTAAATCATAGTTTTACTACAATATGGCGTTCATAA
- a CDS encoding SDR family NAD(P)-dependent oxidoreductase → MKSIVERILFPRININKDLLVQKLQQKTIVITGASFGIGEQLCRQLSEIDCQLILVARTTEKLLKIQQELQDKPAIIYIFSANLGDEAQLDEFISYLKQYSIDIVINNAGKSICRPIMHSLDRLHDFQRTMQLNYFAPVKLCLALIPQLQKNKGHFINISAVNVLLAPTVYWAAYQASKSAFDQWLRCAEAELLMNDITISTAYLPLVKTKMIEPTAAYKSMPTMSRQQAADHICQLMINHRVYYKPWWAFLGQIASVIFATSWLRLTQFYLKKK, encoded by the coding sequence TTGAAAAGCATAGTCGAACGTATTTTATTCCCAAGAATTAATATAAATAAAGATTTGTTAGTTCAGAAATTACAACAGAAAACGATTGTGATTACGGGGGCTAGTTTTGGCATTGGCGAACAACTTTGCCGCCAATTATCTGAAATTGATTGCCAACTTATTCTGGTAGCAAGAACGACAGAAAAACTTTTGAAAATTCAACAGGAGTTACAGGATAAACCAGCAATTATTTATATATTTTCTGCTAATCTAGGGGATGAAGCACAGCTCGACGAATTTATATCTTATTTAAAACAATACTCCATTGATATTGTGATTAATAATGCGGGAAAATCAATTTGTCGTCCTATAATGCATTCATTAGATCGGCTTCATGATTTTCAAAGAACGATGCAGCTTAACTATTTTGCCCCTGTGAAGTTATGTTTGGCTTTAATTCCGCAATTACAAAAGAATAAAGGGCATTTCATCAATATTTCGGCGGTGAATGTTTTATTGGCTCCGACAGTGTATTGGGCAGCGTATCAAGCTTCTAAATCTGCTTTTGACCAATGGTTACGTTGTGCAGAAGCAGAGTTGTTGATGAATGATATCACAATTTCCACCGCTTATTTACCTTTGGTAAAGACAAAGATGATAGAACCTACAGCAGCGTATAAGTCTATGCCAACGATGTCTCGGCAACAGGCTGCCGATCATATATGTCAATTAATGATTAATCACAGAGTATATTATAAGCCTTGGTGGGCTTTCTTGGGACAAATAGCATCCGTTATTTTTGCAACATCTTGGCTTAGATTAACGCAATTTTATTTAAAGAAAAAATGA
- a CDS encoding AI-2E family transporter — protein sequence MNKCVILYILLAAIAYGCWLILNPLFSSILWAAIISFATWPIFIFFRKYIGKVCAALLMTIFCGLCMVLPVIILSAAIIDDVPKVVQTISSATSSINFVSPPHWMQHIPIINKYLVKTWENGAEQLLSIGDTLRPYLYDITRASFSVFLQTIGGFIQFAFALFISFFFWLGGDYVGEVILALIYKVAGPSSRHLVEMTNKTILGTVYGIIGTALLQGILTGCGLALFNIPESVLLGGIAAFLSLFPIGAPVVWIPAVIWLGFYNHQIISALLLLVYGVVIISGVEHIIRPMFISSGNKLPYLLSVLGILGGVLAFGGLGIFLGPVLLGLGYTLTIEFAKETIE from the coding sequence ATGAATAAATGCGTTATATTATATATTCTTTTAGCAGCCATCGCATATGGATGTTGGTTAATTTTAAACCCACTTTTTTCTTCTATTTTATGGGCTGCAATTATCAGCTTTGCCACTTGGCCAATTTTTATTTTTTTTAGAAAATATATTGGAAAAGTCTGTGCAGCATTATTGATGACTATTTTTTGTGGTCTATGTATGGTGTTGCCTGTAATTATTCTGTCTGCAGCAATTATCGATGATGTACCCAAGGTTGTTCAAACAATTTCATCGGCTACGTCATCAATTAATTTTGTCTCGCCTCCTCATTGGATGCAACATATTCCAATTATTAATAAATATTTAGTAAAAACTTGGGAAAATGGTGCTGAGCAACTACTCAGTATTGGGGATACGCTGCGCCCTTATTTATACGATATTACACGTGCTTCTTTTTCTGTGTTCTTACAAACCATAGGTGGATTTATTCAATTTGCTTTTGCGTTATTTATCTCCTTTTTCTTTTGGTTAGGAGGAGATTATGTTGGAGAAGTAATCTTAGCCCTTATTTATAAAGTTGCTGGACCTTCTTCCAGACATTTGGTTGAAATGACTAATAAAACAATATTAGGAACCGTATATGGTATTATAGGCACTGCTTTGTTACAAGGTATTTTAACAGGTTGTGGCTTGGCGTTATTTAATATTCCAGAATCTGTTTTATTAGGAGGTATAGCCGCTTTTCTATCTCTTTTTCCTATTGGCGCACCTGTTGTATGGATACCAGCCGTTATTTGGTTAGGATTTTATAACCATCAAATTATTTCTGCATTGTTATTACTGGTTTATGGGGTTGTCATTATCTCGGGTGTTGAACATATCATTCGACCAATGTTTATTTCTTCAGGAAATAAATTACCTTATTTATTAAGTGTTTTAGGGATTTTAGGTGGTGTATTGGCTTTTGGTGGATTAGGAATCTTTTTAGGTCCTGTTTTATTAGGACTAGGATATACTTTGACAATAGAATTTGCCAAAGAAACTATCGAATAA
- the parC gene encoding DNA topoisomerase IV subunit A, with product MTIENEGLIKETPLVAALSERYLAYALSTIMSRSLPDVRDGLKPVHRRLVFAMRQLKLDPKSGFKKCARIVGDVIGKYHPHGDAAVYEALVRLAQDFAVRYPLVEGQGNFGSIDGDNAAAMRYTESRMTMIAHALLEGIDENAVDFRDTYDGEEEEPIVLPGAFPNLLANGASGIAVGMATNIPPHNAGELYAAAMHLIKKPDASTKDLLQFIQGPDFPTGGEIVEDQEIILQTYETGRGSLRLRARWEVEQGRFGTWHVVVTEIPYQVQKSKLIEQIAFLMEQKKLNLLADIRDESTDVVRLVLEPKNRTIEPEVLMESLFKATALEGRFSYNMNVLDSKSVPKVMGLKDILQAWLDHRYEVLVRRSQHRLSTLERRLEILQGLLAVYLNLDEVIRIIREEDEVKAVLMQTFKLTDLQAESILNMRLRSLRRLEEDAIRHEYDELSAERAALNALLNDESLCWKKISQELKEGNKLFGTGVLGQRRTLISGAPKAVDVVEVLEEVEREPLTVILSQKGWIKALKGHALDLTSQKFKEGDQFELSLECQSNDRLCVFGSDGKSFNIKASDLPRGRGDGQPIRLLVELSNDATILALFVLEDKGKYLLVSDSGRGFITEGNNLSTDRKIGKQILNLKDDEKAIYCLPINGDYVAIANTASKFLIFPVEQIPELKKGAGVILQKLGKGKPKLVSVFSSEDGLIISDKSRKRNLEELKDFVGNRAGVGKKSPNWLRG from the coding sequence ATGACGATTGAAAACGAAGGCTTAATCAAAGAAACTCCATTGGTAGCAGCATTGAGCGAGCGTTATTTGGCTTATGCGTTATCAACGATTATGTCTCGGTCTTTGCCAGATGTAAGGGATGGGTTAAAGCCTGTTCACCGTCGATTAGTTTTTGCGATGCGACAATTAAAATTAGATCCAAAGTCAGGCTTTAAAAAATGTGCGCGTATTGTAGGGGATGTGATTGGTAAATATCATCCTCATGGTGATGCTGCGGTTTATGAGGCTTTGGTGCGTTTGGCTCAAGATTTTGCGGTCAGATATCCTTTGGTTGAAGGACAAGGGAATTTCGGTTCCATTGATGGCGATAATGCAGCAGCCATGCGTTATACTGAATCTCGTATGACAATGATTGCCCACGCATTACTTGAAGGGATTGACGAGAATGCTGTTGATTTTCGTGATACCTATGATGGTGAAGAAGAAGAACCAATTGTTTTGCCAGGGGCGTTTCCTAATCTATTAGCCAATGGTGCCAGTGGGATTGCGGTGGGGATGGCAACGAATATTCCCCCTCACAATGCGGGTGAGCTTTATGCCGCAGCAATGCATTTAATCAAAAAGCCTGATGCATCAACAAAGGATTTGTTACAGTTTATTCAAGGACCGGACTTTCCGACAGGTGGAGAGATCGTCGAGGATCAAGAGATTATTTTGCAAACTTATGAAACGGGTCGTGGTTCGCTTCGCCTCAGAGCTCGTTGGGAAGTCGAACAAGGACGATTTGGTACATGGCATGTTGTTGTTACCGAGATTCCTTATCAAGTGCAGAAATCAAAATTAATTGAGCAAATTGCGTTTTTAATGGAGCAGAAAAAACTTAATTTACTAGCCGATATTCGTGATGAAAGTACTGATGTTGTAAGGTTGGTCTTAGAGCCAAAAAATCGTACCATTGAGCCTGAAGTTTTGATGGAATCTTTATTTAAAGCAACGGCTTTAGAGGGGCGCTTTTCTTATAATATGAATGTTTTAGATTCTAAATCTGTTCCCAAGGTAATGGGATTAAAAGATATTTTACAGGCTTGGTTGGATCATCGTTATGAAGTATTAGTGCGTCGTAGTCAGCATCGTCTTAGTACGTTGGAGCGTCGTTTAGAAATTCTACAAGGTTTATTAGCGGTTTATTTAAATCTCGACGAGGTTATTCGTATTATTCGTGAGGAAGACGAAGTTAAAGCTGTTTTGATGCAGACTTTTAAATTGACAGATCTGCAAGCAGAATCAATTTTAAATATGCGTTTACGCAGTTTACGTCGTTTAGAAGAAGACGCTATTCGTCACGAATATGATGAATTATCTGCCGAAAGAGCAGCATTGAACGCACTATTAAACGATGAATCATTATGTTGGAAGAAAATCTCTCAAGAGTTAAAAGAAGGAAATAAACTTTTTGGAACTGGGGTTTTGGGACAACGTCGTACTTTAATCTCTGGCGCACCCAAAGCAGTTGATGTGGTTGAAGTGTTAGAAGAAGTTGAAAGAGAACCACTAACAGTAATCTTATCTCAAAAAGGATGGATCAAAGCGTTAAAGGGACATGCTCTTGATTTAACTTCACAAAAATTCAAAGAAGGCGATCAATTCGAACTATCTTTGGAATGTCAAAGCAATGATCGACTTTGTGTATTTGGCAGTGATGGTAAAAGCTTCAATATCAAAGCTTCTGACTTGCCACGGGGGCGTGGTGATGGGCAACCTATTCGTTTATTGGTTGAGTTATCCAACGATGCGACTATTTTAGCTTTGTTTGTTTTAGAAGATAAAGGTAAATATTTATTGGTATCTGACAGTGGACGTGGTTTCATTACCGAAGGGAATAATTTATCAACAGATCGTAAAATAGGTAAGCAAATTTTAAATCTCAAAGATGATGAAAAAGCAATCTATTGTTTGCCTATCAATGGTGACTATGTTGCGATTGCAAATACAGCCAGCAAATTCTTGATTTTCCCAGTTGAGCAAATTCCCGAGTTAAAAAAGGGCGCAGGGGTTATTTTACAAAAACTTGGTAAAGGTAAGCCGAAACTTGTTTCTGTTTTTTCTTCCGAAGATGGGCTAATAATTTCCGATAAAAGCCGCAAGAGAAACCTGGAAGAGTTAAAAGATTTTGTAGGTAATCGTGCGGGTGTGGGGAAAAAATCCCCTAATTGGTTAAGAGGATAG
- a CDS encoding integrase core domain-containing protein, with protein MTMHRKTKLTLYHREEIWRLYHQEKAMVTDLAKRFMVSRPTIYVVLRRARLQLFVPMSSTNERYKVIKYGIKRLAKIEKTLEDKLRRQAKKYNKSYPGEMVHVDTKRLPLLKNETKQQTREYLFVGIDDFSRELYAGIYNDKSQFSAAQFLQDDVLVQCPYMIECVYSDNGREYQGTLEHLFVKSCYTNRINQKFTKPACPQTNGKAERVIRTLMEMWHERELFVNAQDRKLKLKRFINYYNIVKPHKGIQGKTPYEVLDNYFKQNL; from the coding sequence ATGACCATGCATAGAAAAACGAAGCTTACGTTGTATCATCGAGAAGAGATATGGCGATTATATCATCAAGAGAAAGCCATGGTAACGGATCTGGCTAAGCGTTTTATGGTCAGCAGACCTACGATTTATGTTGTATTAAGGCGTGCTCGGTTGCAATTATTTGTGCCGATGTCCAGCACAAATGAGCGTTATAAAGTGATCAAATATGGCATTAAACGCCTTGCTAAGATTGAAAAAACACTTGAGGACAAGCTCAGACGGCAAGCCAAAAAATATAACAAATCTTATCCTGGGGAGATGGTGCATGTCGATACAAAACGGCTTCCTTTGTTGAAAAATGAGACTAAACAGCAAACTCGGGAGTATCTTTTTGTAGGTATTGATGATTTTTCTCGAGAACTCTATGCAGGGATTTACAACGATAAATCTCAGTTTAGTGCAGCTCAGTTCCTACAAGACGATGTGCTGGTTCAATGCCCTTATATGATCGAATGTGTTTACTCTGACAATGGCAGAGAATACCAAGGAACGCTTGAACATCTGTTTGTTAAATCTTGTTATACCAATCGGATTAACCAGAAATTTACCAAGCCGGCTTGCCCTCAAACCAATGGCAAAGCAGAGCGCGTCATTCGCACACTCATGGAAATGTGGCATGAGCGTGAATTGTTCGTCAATGCTCAAGATCGAAAGTTAAAGTTGAAACGATTTATAAATTATTATAACATTGTTAAACCCCATAAAGGCATTCAAGGAAAAACACCCTATGAGGTCTTAGATAATTATTTTAAACAAAATCTGTAA
- a CDS encoding class I adenylate-forming enzyme family protein, which translates to MKSIHTVGMNLMALLYVAQKLYPDRIAFQDDTDYISYCDLYLQSQHLADQLYHYYDIQQHQKIAIIAYNHLPFVHSLFALSVLGADIYLLNAEISIAQFQCLNEQHQFKWVIHDTEIDYVPSEKSIRIDHYSLMSISSLLAEKHCPLNQKRKARHFSKIIVLTSGSTGHFKSAERSSKVGNFLIPFYQLLTQLHLYRYQTIYIATPIYHGFGMATLCMAVILGATGYLKKKFTAHEVCDLLEKHQIEVVTLVPLMLSRMLRYNEYKLRSLQCIITGGATIAEPLVTETLRKLGNILFNLYGTSEAGICMIATPSDLIQFPKTIGKPIPRLQAKIVKDEQIMTQGIGELYIKCAWSIQSQHWIKTGDLASQDKNGYYYLQGRVDDMIVSGGENLYPFSLEQILLEHPLILEAVVIWVSDNEFGQRLVAFIVVETDQILPEEELYCWLKNKIARYQTPKKIIITNEIPITIIGKPDKKKLLQLLS; encoded by the coding sequence ATGAAGAGTATTCACACCGTTGGAATGAATTTAATGGCGCTGCTTTATGTGGCTCAGAAATTATATCCTGACAGAATAGCTTTTCAAGATGATACCGATTATATTAGCTATTGTGATCTTTATTTACAATCACAGCATTTGGCAGATCAGCTTTATCATTATTATGATATTCAGCAACATCAAAAAATAGCTATTATTGCTTATAATCATTTGCCTTTTGTACATAGTTTATTTGCATTGTCTGTATTGGGAGCTGATATTTACTTGTTAAATGCAGAAATATCAATAGCACAGTTTCAGTGTTTAAACGAGCAGCATCAATTTAAATGGGTTATTCATGATACTGAGATCGATTATGTGCCTTCAGAAAAGAGTATTAGGATCGATCATTATTCTTTAATGTCAATTAGTTCTTTGTTAGCAGAAAAGCATTGTCCTCTAAACCAGAAAAGAAAAGCACGACATTTTTCTAAGATCATTGTGTTGACAAGTGGCTCTACAGGTCATTTTAAAAGTGCTGAACGATCCTCTAAGGTTGGTAATTTTTTAATTCCATTTTATCAGCTGCTCACCCAATTACATTTATATCGATATCAGACTATTTATATTGCAACACCGATTTATCATGGATTTGGTATGGCAACGTTGTGTATGGCGGTAATATTAGGGGCAACGGGCTATTTAAAAAAGAAATTCACTGCTCATGAAGTCTGTGATTTATTAGAAAAACATCAAATCGAAGTGGTAACATTGGTTCCTTTGATGTTAAGCAGAATGTTGAGATATAATGAATATAAGCTGCGATCTTTACAATGTATTATTACTGGGGGAGCAACCATAGCAGAGCCTTTAGTGACTGAAACGCTAAGGAAATTGGGCAATATCTTATTTAATTTATATGGCACATCAGAGGCTGGTATTTGTATGATTGCGACGCCTAGTGACTTGATACAATTTCCTAAAACAATAGGAAAACCTATCCCTAGATTACAAGCTAAAATTGTAAAAGATGAGCAAATTATGACGCAGGGCATAGGGGAACTATATATTAAATGTGCTTGGTCTATTCAAAGTCAACATTGGATAAAAACGGGGGATTTAGCTTCTCAAGATAAAAATGGTTATTATTATTTACAGGGACGTGTTGATGATATGATTGTCTCGGGCGGTGAAAATCTTTATCCTTTCAGTTTAGAACAAATTCTGTTGGAGCATCCTTTAATTCTAGAAGCTGTTGTCATATGGGTTTCTGATAATGAATTCGGTCAAAGATTGGTTGCTTTTATTGTCGTCGAAACCGATCAAATCCTACCAGAAGAAGAATTATATTGCTGGTTAAAAAACAAAATTGCGCGTTATCAAACGCCTAAAAAAATAATAATTACTAATGAAATTCCGATAACTATCATAGGTAAGCCAGATAAGAAAAAATTATTACAATTATTATCTTAA
- a CDS encoding endonuclease/exonuclease/phosphatase family protein produces MLYSPKIDPHFYVDTQPDLQYFKIISWNLLRKVGASPYEVAYLVNTHQPELLLMQEATEDMNILPQLIGGYYSRFPLPGRIHGVACWSPYPFNTPPSTCVLPKGTLIKRVAQLIDYGKFWIANVHLSHGQILNRRQLQVISDFLPERAAVLGDYNLIGPTLIPGFKDVGPREPTHKMINLFPIRLDRCLVRGMECIDKQVLSRSSSDHRPIMVTLRPN; encoded by the coding sequence ATGCTCTATTCACCCAAAATTGATCCGCATTTTTATGTAGATACTCAACCTGATCTACAATATTTTAAAATTATTAGTTGGAATTTGTTACGAAAAGTTGGTGCCTCTCCTTACGAAGTTGCATACTTGGTTAACACGCATCAGCCTGAATTATTATTAATGCAGGAAGCAACAGAAGATATGAATATCTTACCTCAATTAATTGGTGGATATTACAGTCGCTTTCCATTGCCAGGGCGTATCCATGGGGTTGCATGTTGGAGTCCTTATCCATTTAATACGCCGCCTTCTACATGTGTATTACCCAAAGGAACACTGATTAAAAGGGTTGCTCAATTAATTGATTATGGCAAGTTTTGGATTGCAAATGTGCATTTATCACATGGTCAGATTTTAAACAGAAGACAACTTCAAGTAATTTCTGATTTCCTACCTGAACGAGCTGCTGTCTTGGGGGATTATAATTTAATTGGTCCTACTTTGATACCAGGTTTTAAAGATGTAGGCCCCCGTGAACCCACCCATAAAATGATTAATTTATTCCCTATTCGCTTGGATCGTTGCTTGGTCAGAGGTATGGAATGTATTGATAAACAAGTTTTATCGCGATCCTCATCCGACCATCGCCCTATTATGGTAACATTAAGACCAAACTGA
- a CDS encoding YifB family Mg chelatase-like AAA ATPase has translation MSITRVLTFSFSGIDPVPVEVQVQVTRGLPAFVIVGLADKAVTESKERVRAALISMGIALPPKRILVNLSPADIVKEGTHYDLPIALGILCAMDILPQEELMHYAALGELSLDGAIGSVNGVISAAIGAAIEERGLICPNSQGSEALLGGDIDVLAPSSLSVLLHHFTGKQILSKPEFVFFPSITKDPDLSEVKGMEGAKRALEIAAAGGHSMLMIGPPGAGKSMLAARLPSLLPDLTPQQSLAVTRIYSSAGLLPNAAPIIRPPFRSPHHSASQVAITGGGVKVKPGEISLAHYGVLFLDEFPEFARNALESLRQPLETGNISIARATSHITYPAQFQLIAAMNPCRCGYLGDTERECHRVPKCKEEYTRKISGPLLDRIDLITNIEPVPPKDIVSVASGEKSEIVAHRVKLARDKQTARQNMLNNHINTNHIHLTQDVAEMVEKASLQLRLSARGITRLLRVARTIADLALKEEIDIPSVAEALTFRQR, from the coding sequence ATGAGTATTACCAGAGTATTAACTTTTTCATTTTCTGGTATTGACCCCGTTCCTGTAGAAGTTCAAGTGCAAGTGACCCGCGGGCTTCCTGCTTTCGTTATTGTAGGACTGGCGGATAAGGCTGTTACGGAATCAAAAGAGCGTGTTCGAGCAGCATTGATTTCAATGGGGATTGCCCTGCCCCCAAAACGTATTTTAGTCAATTTATCCCCAGCTGATATTGTCAAAGAAGGTACACATTATGATTTACCTATTGCGTTAGGAATCTTATGTGCAATGGATATTCTTCCACAAGAAGAATTAATGCATTATGCAGCTCTTGGTGAGCTTTCTTTGGATGGGGCAATTGGTTCTGTAAATGGGGTAATTTCAGCTGCGATTGGTGCAGCGATTGAAGAAAGAGGATTAATTTGCCCAAACAGTCAAGGAAGTGAAGCACTTTTAGGTGGGGATATTGATGTTCTAGCTCCTTCTTCTTTATCTGTATTGTTACATCATTTTACTGGAAAACAAATTTTATCTAAACCAGAATTTGTGTTTTTTCCTTCGATTACAAAAGACCCTGATTTATCCGAAGTCAAAGGAATGGAAGGTGCCAAAAGAGCATTAGAGATCGCTGCTGCTGGGGGACATTCTATGTTAATGATTGGTCCTCCCGGTGCTGGGAAATCAATGTTGGCGGCTCGGTTGCCGAGCTTGTTGCCTGATTTAACACCTCAACAATCTTTGGCTGTGACACGGATTTATAGCTCTGCAGGCTTATTACCGAATGCAGCCCCGATTATACGCCCTCCTTTCCGAAGTCCTCATCATTCTGCCAGCCAAGTAGCCATTACAGGTGGAGGAGTAAAAGTTAAACCTGGGGAAATTAGTTTGGCTCATTATGGAGTTTTATTTTTAGACGAATTTCCTGAATTTGCCAGAAACGCTTTGGAATCTTTACGACAACCTTTGGAAACAGGGAATATTTCAATTGCTAGGGCAACATCTCATATTACCTATCCTGCACAATTTCAGTTAATTGCTGCGATGAATCCTTGTCGTTGTGGATATTTAGGGGATACAGAACGTGAATGCCACCGTGTGCCTAAATGTAAAGAAGAATATACTCGTAAAATTTCTGGTCCCTTATTAGACCGTATTGATTTAATCACGAATATAGAGCCTGTTCCCCCTAAAGATATTGTTAGTGTTGCCTCTGGTGAAAAAAGTGAAATTGTTGCACATCGTGTAAAACTTGCTAGAGATAAACAAACAGCGCGACAAAATATGTTGAATAATCATATTAATACCAATCATATTCATTTAACTCAAGATGTAGCTGAAATGGTAGAAAAAGCATCTCTACAATTAAGATTATCAGCCAGAGGAATCACAAGATTACTAAGAGTAGCCAGAACGATTGCTGATTTGGCATTAAAAGAAGAAATTGATATTCCAAGTGTTGCCGAAGCTTTGACCTTTCGGCAACGATAA